In a single window of the Euwallacea fornicatus isolate EFF26 chromosome 5, ASM4011564v1, whole genome shotgun sequence genome:
- the LOC136339464 gene encoding facilitated trehalose transporter Tret1-like, with protein sequence MSILSEAWLQVVATAVGTLMATSNGMSYGWTSPMVPYFTGNSTHILISHQQAELLETLYLYGAAAGLPTSILAVNRYGRKSSMIISSLMGCIGWIMILCTYNLYVIYVARFMAGVAGNMVFIGAPMYIAEIAEPRIRGSLSASIYTMQLLGFVIVYSAGSLLPFYVVPTIGIILTTTEVVFFPFMPESPYFYIYTNKFNEATKSLTRLRSKKSNIDKEIDEIKLAIERQKSEKGRLQDMILIRSNRYALLVMFLLNTSEHCVGISVILMNLHLILKTADSAFMSSSMAGILFSVIMLLSATIASVFMDKFGRKSLLITSGLLTGIALTIMTIYFQFKFSGYDVKSISWIPIVCVMSYAATFKLGLGIVPIVVTAEIFSAKVKALGMTIADLFYVFPAIASISIYTTLVDNYGIHVPFYVFSISSFVAVGLIYWLVPETKGKTLEEIQLMLKGHHKTDMDERQDQNALKNLIIT encoded by the exons ATGAGCATTTTGAGCGAAGCTTGGCTGCAGGTGGTCGCCACGGCGGTCG GTACTCTCATGGCCACGTCCAATGGTATGTCTTACGGTTGGACTTCCCCAATGGTGCCCTATTTCACAGGGAACTCCACTCACATCCTCATATCACACCAACAAGCAGAGCTTCTTGAAACCCTATATTTGTATGGAGCAGCCGCAGGCCTACCCACCTCCATCTTAGCAGTGAATCGATATGGGAGAAAATCTTCCATGATCATTTCCTCCCTCATGGGGTGCATTGGCTGGATCATGATCCTTTGCACCTACAATCTCTATGTTATTTATGTGGCTCGTTTCATGGCTGGAGTTGCTGGAAACATGGTGTTCATTGGGGCCCCTATGTACATTGCTGAGATCGCCGAACCACGAATCAGAGGCTCCCTGTCTGCCTCCATCTACACCATGCAACTTCTAGGCTTTGTCATTGTCTACTCTGCAGGTTCACTACTTCCCTTCTATGTAGTACCTACAATAGGGATTATTCTCACTACCACTGAG GTAGTATTCTTCCCATTCATGCCAGAATCCCCCTATTTCTACATATACACCAACAAGTTCAATGAGGCTACCAAATCTTTGACCAGGCTGCGCTCCAAAAAGTCCAACATAGACAAAGAAATTGATGAGATTAAATTGGCCATTGAGAGGCAAAAAAGTGAGAAAGGAAGGCTACAGGACATGATCCTCATCCGAAGCAACCGTTATGCTCTCCTAGTTATGTTTTTGTTGAACACTTCAGAGCACTGTGTGGGCATTAGTGTTATTTTGATGAACCTACATTTGATCCTTAAAACCGCCGATTCAGCCTTTATGAGCTCATCAATGGCTGGGATCCTATTCTCAGTCATAATGCTCTTATCAGCCACCATAGCTTCAGTTTTCATGGACAAATTCGGACGCAAATCTCTTCTTATCACTTCAGGGCTTTTAACAGGAATTGCATTAACTATAATgactatttattttcaatttaaattttcaggcTATGATGTTAAGTCAATTAGCTGGATCCCAATAGTCTGTGTTATGTCTTATGCAGCAACTTTTAAACTTGGCTTGGGCATCGTCCCTATAGTGGTCACAGCTGAAATTTTCTCTGCTAAAGTCAAGGCATTAGGCATGACCATTGCCGATCTTTTCTATGTCTTTCCAGCCATTGCTTCTATCAGTATTTACACCACTTTAGTGGACAATTATGGAATCCATGTACCTTTCTATGTATTCAGTATATCTAGTTTTGTGGCGGTAGGCCTCATTTATTGGTTAGTGCCTGAAACTAAGGGCAAAACCTTGGAAGAAATCCAGTTGATGCTGAAAGGGCACCACAAAACGGATATGGACGAACGGCAGGATCAAAATGCATTGAAGAATCTTATTATTACTTAA
- the LOC136339473 gene encoding uncharacterized protein codes for MELISELVQAPFLTVVPVGVVIVLIVGLFTYAIRPAQQPRFKLGNLDDRKSGAKKKKLKEKKPALNGHVSTGLPKAEKSPTKEAKKSPEPGKKDKKVEPLVKDVKKTDASKKVVEATDKKKSNKKTSVEKPADFDDGNWETVPSKADKKKKVEGASIKKEKKAKIPLEVPLSNEKVEEKPTVVEEVAEEPAVEKVATVAEPIPVVEEKKEKPKKTKSAKMLKSEPVAEPPQKQVEGANPPPNVVAEPLKSEPAPPIGAIFDELGDTWTEAKPMKKSKKKARRD; via the exons ATGGAGCTCATCAGCGAACTGGTGCAGGCTCCGTTTTTGACGGTGGTGCCAGTGGGAGTTGTGATTGTACTGATTGTGGGGCTGTTTACATACGCCATACGTCCAGCTCAGCAGCCTAGATTCAAGCTGGGTAATCTGGATGACCGAAAATCAGGAGCGAAAAAGAAGAAGCTCAAAGAAAAG AAACCAGCCTTAAATGGACACGTCTCTACTGGGTTGCCAAAGGCAGAAAAATCACCCACAAAGGAAGCAAAAAAGTCTCCAGAGCCAGGGAAGAAAGACAAGAAAGTTGAACCTCTTGTCAAAGATGTTAAGAAGACTGATGCTTCCAAAAAAGTAGTGGAAGCTACTGATAAGAAGAAATCCAATAAGAAG ACTTCAGTTGAGAAACCTGCAGACTTTGATGATGGCAATTGGGAGACTGTCCCTTCAAAAGCTGACAAAAAGAAGAAGGTAGAAGGGGCCTCTATCAAAAAAGAGAAGAAGGCTAAAATACCACTTGAGGTACCATTATCCAATGAGAAAGTAGAGGAGAAGCCAACGGTAGTAGAAGAG GTGGCTGAAGAACCTGCAGTAGAGAAAGTGGCAACTGTTGCAGAGCCAATCCCAGTAGTTGAAGAAAAGAAGGAGAAACCTAAGAAGACAAAGTCAGCAAAGATGCTAAAGTCTGAACCTGTAGCAGAGCCTCCTCAGAAACAGGTGGAGGGAGCCAATCCTCCTCCCAATGTAGTTGCTGAACCGCTAAAGAGTGAGCCAGCCCCACCTATTGGGGCTATTTTCGATGAGTTAGGTG ACACTTGGACTGAGGCAAAGCCTATGAAGAAGAGCAAGAAGAAAGCGCGCAGGGACTAA